One genomic window of Coffea eugenioides isolate CCC68of chromosome 1, Ceug_1.0, whole genome shotgun sequence includes the following:
- the LOC113768705 gene encoding uncharacterized protein LOC113768705, whose amino-acid sequence MEGELSDILQKFSLEGNELVGLMLEGEDFQTGVRACENSIIGRVLGEKVINFTGIKNFVAVAWGYPRNLSVVELGPNVFQFNLQNSEDKDRIVEGGPWVIDNQMLVLKRWVEGIEDDYKAFVTAPLWVQLWNLPVHWLSKEIGRKIGGVFKEVRDVVIPQVGGKEGRHLKVLVMADLSKPLLRGTVVRIAGTGKWIAFKYERCPDFCYNCRIVGHSERSCKDRRLLGGNTDENQYGPWMRAGNVRVSPQKKTARVSEHSDRHYWSFRNGELVEQEKIKRHSNQSLLEVLKATGSGGGSNQEGESESLKVVSHNRVEGQVIGDKEDLELPQFNQEGEDLQLSHIEEEMEEDIVEVVHNQIQESRVLEKESELVVFHQETQGENKMVGLLDRQTRRTFRKLKTPARTRRPLQVIQVNANPQVNVGKRKILLRDEVMEDAYQDMCQWKKTKQLEELYFEGDKENEERSFLNGTSRCK is encoded by the exons ATGGAGGGAGAGCTGTCTGATATATTACAGAAGTTTTCCCTTGAAGGGAATGAGCTGGTAGGACTCATGCTAGAGGGGGAAGACTTTCAAACTGGCGTGAGAGCTTGTGAAAACAGTATCATTGGGAGAGTTTTAGGAGAAAAAGTCATTAATTTCACTGGTATTAAAAACTTTGTGGCTGTGGCCTGGGGGTATCCCAGGAATTTGTCTGTGGTGGAACTGGGACCAAATGTGTTTCAGTTTAACTTACAAAACTCAGAAGATAAAGATAGAATAGTGGAGGGAGGGCCTTGGGTTATAGATAACCAGATGCTTGTTCTTAAAAGATGGGTGGAAGGCATTGAAGATGACTATAAAGCTTTCGTGACGGCACCTCTTTGGGTGCAGCTCTGGAATCTGCCAGTTCATTGGTTGTCTAAGGAGATTGGAAGAAAGATAGGGGGAGTGTTTAAGGAAGTTAGAGATGTTGTGATCCCTCAGGTGGGTGGCAAAGAGGGTAGGCATCTGAAGGTCTTAGTCATGGCGGATCTATCTAAACCTCTTCTTAGAGGTACTGTGGTCAGAATAGCAGGAACTGGCAAATGGATAGCCTTCAAATACGAAAGGTGTCCTGATTTCTGTTATAATTGCAGAATTGTGGGACATAGTGAAAGGTCTTGCAAAGATAGGAGATTGCTAGGAGGGAATACTGATGAGAATCAGTATGGTCCCTGGATGAGAGCCGGAAATGTCAGGGTCTCCCCTCAGAAAAAAACTGCTAGAGTCTCTGAACATAGTGATAGACATTACTGGTCCTTTAGGAATGGGGAGTTGGTCGAACAGGAGAAAATTAAAAGGCATAGCAATCAGAGTCTGCTGGAGGTCCTCAAGGCCACTGGCAGTGGTGGGGGTAGTAACCAGGAAGGTGAAAGT GAGTCTCTTAAGGTAGTCTCTCATAATAGAGTAGAGGGTCAGGTGATAGGCGACAAGGAGGACTTAGAGCTACCTCAGTTTAATCAAGAAGGGGAAGACCTCCAGCTTTCTCATATAGAGGAAGAGATGGAGGAGGATATAGTTGAAGTAGTGCACAACCAAATCCAGGAGTCAAGAGTCTTAGAGAAAGAATCAGAGCTCGTAGTGTTTCACCAGGAAACCCAAGGCGAAAATAAGATGGTGGGGTTACTGGACAGACAGACCAGGAGAACTTTTAGAAAGTTAAAGACTCCAGCTAGAACCAGAAGACCTTTACAGGTGATACAGGTTAATGCTAATCCTCAGGTGAACGTGGGGAAGAGGAAGATCCTGCTTAGAGATGAAGTGATGGAGGATGCATATCAGGATATGTGTCAGTGGAAAAAAACCAAACAGTTGGAGGAGCTGTATTTTGAGGGGGATAAGGAAAATGAGGAGAGGTCCTTCCTTAATGGGACCTCCAGGTGTAAATGA